A region of the Oceanihabitans sp. IOP_32 genome:
CATCCTAAGCGCTTCAAAATTTTTAATTTCCAACCGTGGTTTATTCAAACAAATTGTCTTTGTCTAAATTTTTAATAGATGATTTCCTTATAGACAAGAAATAAAGAAAATGCAATATCAAAAAAACGAGCCAAATTAATGCAGTGATATATATAACCTTTATGTTTTCGTATTTCGATTCGAATGCAAAAACGAACCACAATAAGGAGACGGTATTATGAGCGATGAAGGTCGATAGATGAAATCGAAATCCGACATCGTACAAGGGCAAATACTCATAATCCTTTTTGCCAAAGTAACGTCCATTAAACCACATTAAAATAGCATAAATAACAGCACATAAAATTATGGCAATAGTCATTTTATTAGTAATTGCAGTGCTTAAACCAGCTCTAAAAATTATGGTTAGCAATAAAGTAACCCAAGTGAATGTCAACAAGTTTTTTGTGAGTAATGTTTTCATAGCTATTTGTTTTTTAAGAGTTTATTTATTTCGGCAGAGAAAAATAGCTTGATATTTCTATCAATAAATTTTTCAAGTAATTCAACACCCATTTCAGTCAAAAAATAATACTTTCTATCAGGCCCCTTATTACCCTTTTTAAGAGTAAAGCTTACAACACCAATATGCTCATATTTTCGCAGGTTTCTGTACAGACTTTGCTCTTCGCATGTTATTGTATTTTTAGATTTAGTTTCAATAAACGCCTTAATTTCGTCTACGTATTTCTGTCCGTCCTTTAGCGCCAAGAATATCCATAAGGTAAGCTGGCCTTTTTTATAAGTTTCTTCCCAAGCCGAAAGTAAATCGGGTAGTAAATCTTTTGTCATAATCAAATAGTAATATACATCTTGTATAATACAAATATACATATTATTCTTTATTTTCAAAATATTTATTAAATTTTTGTGTATTAAGAAAATAAGGCCTCAGATATCTATAGACCCCACTACTGTATTTTTGTTAGCAAAAACCTTATCTTTGCCACTTTTAATTTCTATGGCAAATTTCGAAGAATTTATTGAAGTAAAAGGGGCGCGTGAGCACAATCTAAAAAACATTGATGTCTCCATTCCTCGCGAAAAACTAGTAGTGATAACGGGTTTATCGGGCAGTGGTAAATCATCTCTAGCTTTCGATACTATTTATGCTGAAGGTCAACGCCGTTATATTGAAACGTTTTCGGCTTATGCCAGGCAGTTTCTCGGGGGTTTAGAGCGGCCAGATGTCGATAAAATTGATGGCCTGTCCCCTGTTATTGCTATTGAACAAAAAACAACAAGCAAATCGCCGCGCTCTACCGTGGGAACCATTACCGAGATTTACGATTTTTTACGTCTACTTTTTGCTCGTGCCAGTGATGCTTACAGCTTTAACACGGGCGACAAGATGGTAAGTTATAGTGACGATCAAATTAAAACACTCATAAAAAGCGATTTTAACGGAAAACGCATTAATATTCTCGCTCCCGTAGTGCGATCACGTAAAGGACATTATCGCGAGTTATTCGAACAAATTGCTAAACAGGGCTTTGTAAAAGTGCGAACCGATGGCGAAATTCGAGACATCACTAAAGGCATGAAGTTGGACCGTTACAAAACTCACGACATTGAGATTGTAATTGACCGACTTGTTATTGACCCTACCGCCGACAACGATAAACGTCTTACAGAAACTATTAATACGGCCATGTATCACGGTGATGATGTTTTACTAGTGATTGATCAAGATACGCAAGAAGCACGTTATTTTAGCCGAAATTTAATGTGTCCGTCGTCCGGAATATCATATCCAAATCCAGAACCCAATAATTTTTCATTTAATTCGCCAAAAGGCGCCTGCGCAAACTGTAATGGCATTGGTGAATTGTATCAGGTAAACGAAAAAAAAATAATCCCAGACGACTCCCTTTCTATTAAAAATGGCGCCATAGCACCTCATGGCACCGAAAAAAACTCCTGGATTTTTAAACAGTTTGAAATTATTGCACAACGTTACAATTTTAAACTCACCGATGCTTACAAAGACATTCCCAAAGAGGCCAAACAAATTATTTTATATGGTGGCAATGAAAAGTTTTCTGTTGAAAGTAAAACCTTGGGCGTGACCCGCGATTATAAAATAGATTTTGAAGGGGTTGCCAATTTTATTGAAAACCAATATCACACAGCCGAATCTACTTCTTTAAAACGTTGGGCTAAAGATTATATGGATAAAATTGAATGTCCTGTTTGTGAAGGTTCACGCTTAAAAAAAGAATCACTCTATTTTAAAATTAACAATAAAAACATTGCCGAACTCGCTAATACAGATATTGCAGACCTTGCAGATTGGTTTCACGACCTTCACAAGCATTTGTCTAAAAAACAATTAAAAATTGGTGAAGAAGTGATTAAAGAAATTAAATCCCGAATTCAATTTTTGTTGGATGTGGGCTTAAATTACTTAACCTTAAACCGAAGCTCTAAATCCTTATCTGGAGGTGAGGCTCAACGTATACGATTAGCCACTCAAATAGGCTCGCAATTAGTGGGTGTGCTTTATATATTAGATGAACCTAGTATTGGTTTGCACCAACGTGATAACGAAAAACTCATTAATTCGCTTATTGCATTGCGAGACATTGGAAATTCTATTATTGTGGTAGAACACGATAAAGATATGATAGAACGCGCCGACTATGTGATTGATATTGGTCCAAAAGCAGGAAAATATGGTGGCGAAATAATTAGTATTGGCAGCCCAGAAGAGCTAAAAACACACCAGACACTTACCGCCGATTATTTAAATGGCAAAAAAGAAATTGAAATTCCCAAAAAACGCAGAGCTGGTAATGGCAAATTTATAGAGCTAAAAGGCTGCACAGGCAATAACTTAAAAAATGTTTCGGTAAAATTCCCTTTAGGAAAAATGATTGGAGTTACGGGAGTTTCTGGCAGCGGAAAATCCACCTTAATTAACGAAACCCTCTACCCTATTTTAAATGCCTATTATTTTAATGGCGTTAAAAAGCCCATGCCCTATAAAAGTATAAAAGGCTTGGAACATATTGATAAAGTAATAGATATTAACCAATCGCCAATTGGACGAACACCACGAAGTAACCCAGTAACTTATACAGGAACTTTTAGTGAAATTAGAGCGCTATTTGCAAAAATTCCAGAAGCTATGATTCGGGGTTATAAAGCAGGCCGATTTAGTTTTAATGTTAAAGGCGGTCGCTGTGAAACTTGTAGAGGTGGTGGTTTACGTGTTATAGAAATGAATTTCCTTCCAGATGTTTATGTAGAGTGCGAAACCTGCCAAGGCAAACGTTTTAACCGTGAAACCCTAGAAATTCGCTATAAAGGTAAATCTATTAGCGATGTGCTAAACATGACGATTAACGAAGCAGTAGCATTTTTTGAGCATATACCTAAAATTAGTAGAAAACTAAAAACCATACAAGATGTTGGCCTTGGATATATTACTTTAGGGCAGCAAAGCACAACACTCTCTGGTGGCGAGGCACAACGCATAAAACTGGCTACCGAATTAAGTAAACGCGATACTGGAAATACGTTTTATATTTTAGATGAACCCACTACAGGTTTACATTTTGAAGACATTAGGGTTTTAATGATTGTACTCAACAAATTGGCAGATAAGGGCAATACCGTATTAATTATAGAACACAATTTAGATGTGATTAAAACAGTAGACCACATTATAGATATTGGTTATGAAGGTGGAAAAGGCGGCGGAAAAATTATTGTTGAAGGCCCGCCAGAAGAGATTATAAAACATAAAAAGAGTCATACTGCTAAATTTCTTAAAAAGGAATTAAATTAGCAGACAAGTCGAGCAAAACCATACTAAAACATAGTATTTTAAAACAACATAATATTGAAACATATGAGAAAAGAAAAACATCCTAAAGGCTGGAACGAGATTAAGACAAACGATTCTTGGGCTATTTTTAAAATTATGGGTGAATTTGTTAATGGGTATGAAAAACTAAGCAAAATAGGACCATGTGTTTCTATTTTTGGTTCTGCAAGAATAAAACCAGACCAAAAATATTATAAATTGGCAGAAAATATTGCTAAAAGTATTGTAGAGGCTGGCTACGGTGTAATTACCGGAGGTGGGCCAGGCATTATGGAAGCTGGTAACAAGGGGGCACATTTAGCTGGAGGCACCTCAGTTGGATTAAATATTGACTTGCCTTTCGAACAGAATGATAACCCTTATATAGACCATGATAAAAGTTTAGATTTTGATTATTTTTTTGTGCGTAAAGTCATGTTTGTTAAATACTCTCAAGGCTTTGTTGTCATGCCAGGAGGTTTTGGTACTTTAGATGAACTTTTTGAAGCCATGACCCTTATACAGACTCATAAAATTGAAAAATTCCCCATAATTTTAGTAGGCTCAGAATTCTGGAAAGGCGCTTTAGAGTGGATAAAATCAACTGTTTTAAATGATTTTGGAAATATTTCTGCAGAAGATTTAGACCTAATTAAATTAGTAGATACCGAGAAAGAAGTCATTTCAATATTAGATGCTTTTTATAAAGAAACAGAATTAAGGCCTAATTTCTAACTTAAATCTTTTTAAAAGATTAAGTAGAAACTTATCAATTTATTATATTTTAGTGCAACACTTTTATAATTCTATTTCATACATTGAATAAACGCTTGCTTTTACTGTTTTTATTTGTTTCTTCAAATATTGCTGTTTTTAGTCAGAATAACATTGACTTAAAAGCCGATTTCGATATTGAAAACCGAGAAATTTCTATCTCTCAAACTATTCAATATAAAAACACTTCAAACGATGCGTTAAAAACAATATACTTAAACGATTGGAACAATAGCTATTCCACAAAAAAAACACCTCTAGCCATTCGCTTTGCCGAAGAATACGATACTAAATTTCATTTAGCCGAAAACGAAGACAGAGGTTATTCTGTTATTACTTCAATAATACAAGACAACGAAACCTTGATTTTTAACCAGTTAAAGAATCAAATAGACGTTGTAAAAGTGGAATTAAAAACACCCGTAAAACCCAATGAAACCTATACTTTAAAACTTGATTATATAGTTAAAATTCCCAAAGCCAAATTTACAGGTTATGGGATCTCTGAATCGGGAGATTTAAGCTTGAGGTACTGGTACATCACACCCGCTATTTACGACGGAGAATGGCATTATTATAGCAATAAAAATTTAGACGATTTATTTATCCCTAAAGCCAATTTAAATCTAGAACTTAAATACCCCAAGGGGTATACCGTAACATCAGAATTAAATGCCACAAAACCCATTCAGCATACAAATCATGATCTCGTAAAACTTTCTGGAAAAGACAGGGTTAACAATAAGTTATTTTTAAGTAAAGCTTCAGATTTTGAAACGATTCAATTTGATGAATTGTCAATCATTTCAAATATAAATGCTGGCGAGTTAGAAGTGCTAGACCAGGTTTTGCTTACTAAAAAAATCACAAAATTCATTCTTAACAACCTTGGAGATTACCCGCATGGAAAATTACTACTAACCGATATCGATTATAGTAAAGACCCTGTTTATGGTTCTAATTTCCTACCCAGTTTTATTAAACTTTATCCAGATAATTTTAAATACGAGCTAAAACTTTTAAAAGTAGCGCTTTACAATTATTTAGAAAACACCTTACTAATAAACCCCAGAAAAGAAAAGTGGCTAATCGATGGTTTACAGATTTATTTTTTAATGAATTATGTAGAGACGCACTATCCAGATATGAAATTTTTAGGCGCCTTAGCTAATTTCTGGGCTGTAAGACCGTTTCATGCCTCAACCATGACATTTAACGAGAAATACACTTTTGCTTTTATGACTATGGCAAGAACCAATAGAGATCAGCCATTAACAATGGCAAATGACTCCTTGCTAAAATTCAATTCTAATATTGCCAATAAATATAAAGCTGGTGTTGGACTAAAATATTTAGATGATTTTGTTAATGATGATATTGTTGAGCTTAGCATCAAATCATTTTTAGAACAAACAAAACTTGAGCCCACATCACCCCAAGCCTTTGAAGCTTATTTGAAAACGAAAACCACAAAAGATATTAATTGGTTTTTTACCGATTATTTGAACACGAGGGCTAAAATAGATTTTAAGATTAAAAATGTAAAAAAAACCGAAGATTCTATAACTTTAACCATAAAGAATAAGAGAAATAACAGCATGCCTATTTCTTTATACGCCTTAAATAACGATAGCATTGTTTCTAAATCTTGGATAGAAAATGTTAAGAATAGTAGAACACTAACAATACCAAGAAATAATGCGAATAAGCTAGTTTTAAACTATGAAGAAATTGCACCAGAGCTTAACGTAAGAGATAATTGGAAATCGTTAAAAGGATTTTTCTTTAACAACAAACCTTTACAGTTTAGGCTGTTTAAAGATATTGAAGACCCGAATTACAACCAAGTATTTATTATGCCTATTTTAGAATTCAATAATATTTATGATGGGGTAAACTTGGGTTTAAAAGCCTACAATACAACCTTACTGAGAAAACATTTTAACTATAAATTTGAACCGAGATACGCTTTAAAATCAAAATCCATTACGGGTTCTGCTGCAGCTTCAGTAAATCATTATTTAGAAAATAGCAACCTATATTCTATAAATTACGGTGTTAAAGGTGGTTATATATCTTATGCAACCGATTTATTTGTTAGAAAAATAATACCTTCAGTTACTTTTTTATTTAGAGATAATAATGATTTTCGTTCTAACAAAAGGCAACGATTAAAGTTTAGATATGTAGATATTAACCGGGACGAAGACCTAAATAACATCCTAAACACTACCGAACCCAATTACAGTATTTTTAATGTTAATTATTTAAACTCCAATGCCAATTTAATAAATTTTAGCAAATGGTCTACAGATTTGCAAATAGCTAAGACTTTTAGTAAAGTATCTTTTAACTATGAATTTAGAAAACTATTTGAAAATAACAGGCAATTAAATTTACGCTTTTTTACAGGTGCTTTTTTAAGCAATAAAACCGACAGTGCATCCGATTATTTTAGCTTTGCTTTAGATAGGCCAACCGATTATTTGTTTGATTACAATTATTTAGGGCGTTCTGAGACGACTGGAATATTTAGCCAACAATATATTACAGCCGAAGGAGGTTTTAAATCTAAATTAGAAACCCCATTTGCAAACCAATGGATTAGTACGCTTAATATGAGTACAACTTTATGGAAATACGTCTTAGTTTATGGCGATATTGGTTTGGTTAAAAATAAGTTTATTAAACCGAAATTTGTTTACGATTCTGGAATTAGAATTAATTTGGTAACCGACTATTTTGAAATCTATTTGCCAATTTACTCCAATTTAGGCTGGGAAACAGGCCTACCCAATTACGATCAAAGAATAAGATTTAAGTTTACTGTAGATCCACAATCACTATTAGGACTATTTAGAAGACGTTGGTACTAGATTTTCTGTTTTTATCTTATTATCAAAAAATAAATTGTTTTACTGCGTATTTAGTAATTATATCTTAAAATAATACATATTTTTAAAAATTACCAAGTTTTTTTGTACTTGTAATAATTGTACAAACAACTAAATTTGTCTATTTTTGCAGAAGTTAAAGCCTCAAAAATGCAAACAATTCCTGATTTGAAAAACAATATTTCTTTCGAAGATTTTAAAACAGAAATTCTAAACGATTACGCCCTAGCAGTAAGAAGTAGAGAATGCAGCTTGCTAGGTCGTCGGGAAGTTTTAACTGGTAAGGCCAAATTTGGAATATTTGGCGACGGAAAGGAAGTGCCACAATTAGCCATGGCAAAAGCGTTTTTAAAAGGCGATTGGCGCTCTGGCTACTATCGCGATCAAACGTTTATGATGGCAATCGGTGCTTTAACCATAGAGCAGTTTTTTGCAGGTCTATACGCCAATACCGATTTAGCCTTAGAACCCATGTCGGCTGGTCGCCAAATGGGAGGTCACTTTACAACACATAGCCTTGATGAAAATGGCGTTTGGAAAAATCTAACAAACCAATACAATTCTAGTCCAGATATCTCCCCTACAGCTGGGCAAATGCCAAGATTATTGGGTTTAGCACAAGCCTCTAAGATATTTAGGGAGGTAAAAGGTATAGACAGCACCAAATTCTCTAATAACGGGAACGAAGTCGCTTGGGGCACCATTGGCAATGCCAGTACAAGCGAAGGCTTGTTTTTTGAGACTATTAACGCGGCAGGCGTTTTACAAGTTCCTATGGTTATTAGTATTTGGGACGATGAATATGGTATTTCTGTGCACGCCAAACACCAAACAACAAAAGAAAACATTTCGGAAATATTAAAAGGTTTTCAGCGTAACAATAAGGAAAAAGGTTTTGAAATTTTACGTGTAAAAGGCTGGGATTATGCAAATTTGATTGAAACCTATCAAGAAGCTTCAACCATTGCGCGAAAAGAACATGTACCCGTACTTATTCACGTCCAAGAATTAACGCAACCACAAGGGCATTCAACTTCAGGATCGCACGAGCGTTATAAATCTGCAGAACGTTTAGAATGGGAGAACAAAAACGACTGTAATGTAAAAATGCGCCAATGGATTATTGAAAGCGGCATTGCTACCAACGAAACCCTTACAAAAATTGAGGGTGATTTAAAAAAAGAAGTTCGAGAAGCTAAAAATAAAGCTTGGAAAGATTTCTTGAAACCCATTCAAATAGAGCAACAAGAACTTATTTCAATTTTAAATAAGGTAGCCGCTTCGAGTGTAAATGGGATTTTTATCAAAAAGATAATAGAAAATCTATCTGATAATAAAACACCTACTAGAAAAGATATTTTATCGCAGGCAAGAAAAGCTTTAAGACATACATTGGGTGAAACAAATGCGGCTAAACAAGAACTCGCAGAGTGGATAGATGCGATGTTTAAAAAAGTACAACCAAGTTTTAGCTCCCATTTATATTCTGAAACCGAAAATTCAACGATTAATATCAAAGAGGTAAAACCAAGTTATAAAGACGATGCTGCACAAGTTGATGGTCGTGTAATTATTCGAGATAATTTTGATGCTATTTTTAAAAACCACCCAGATACTTTAATCTTTGGAGAAGACACCGGAAATATAGGTGATGTAAATCAAGGTTTAGAAGGCCTACAAGAAAAATATGGCGAACTTCGGGTTGCCGATGTTGGTATTCGTGAAGCCACAATTATTGGTCAGGGTATTGGTATGGCACTGCGTGGTTTAAGACCGATTGCAGAAATACAGTACTTAGATTATATTTTATACGCCCTAAATGTTATTAGTGACGATCTAGCAACATTACATTACAGAACAAAAGGTAAACAAAAAGCCCCTTTAATAATTAGAACACGCGGGCATAGACTTGAAGGTATTTGGCATTCGGGTTCTCAAATGGGAGGTATTCTTAATTTAGTACGTGGTATTCATGTTTTAGTGCCTAGAAATATGACTAAAGCCGCTGGGTTTTACAATACCCTTCTACAAGGAGACGATCCTGCTCTCGTGGTAGAATGTTTAAATGGTTACCGTTTAAAAGAAAAAATGCCAGAAAATTTATGTGAGATTAAAACGCCATTAGGCGTCGTAGAGACCTTAAAGTTTGGCACAGATATTACCTTGGTTTCCTACGGCTCTACACTGCGTATTGTACTAGAGACCGCAAAAGAATTGTTATCTGTTGGTATAGATGCCGAGGTTATTGATGTACAATCTCTATTACCCTTTGATTTAAACCACGATATTGTTAAAAGCATAGCGAAAACCAATCGCGTTATGATTATCGATGAAGATGTGCCTGGAGGTGCTTCGGCCTATATTTTAAACGAAGTTATAAACACTCAAAATGCCTATCAATATTTAGATAGCCAACCCAAAACACTAACTGCAAAAGCACACAGACCAGCTTACGGTAACGATGGCGATTATTTCTCTAAACCTTCGGCAGAAGATATTTTTGAAGCCGTTTACACTGTAATGCACGAGGTAAATCCGCAAGATTATCCAAAATTAAGATAAATTACAAAGCATAACTAATACCAATTTAACCATATAATGCCTTATTAAATAGCTTCTTTTTCGCTTACTTTTCATCAAAAATAATTACCGTAACGATGCAATGCTATTTATTTTTCATTTCAATTTATCAAAAAATAATTCAATTTATTTACACGACATTATAAAGTTAAATTGGCATAAGAGAATAAAGTAAACCTTTCAACTGTCATGTAGAAAGGTTTTTTATATTTATACAAAATCTTAATGGCATTAAACTTTTACCTCTATCTTACGTTTTTATTTTCTATAACAGTAAAGATCACACCTTCTAAGAAGGTGGCTTTGGATTGCCCCTAAAAGGGGCTTCGAGGGCTTGGTTCAAAAATCAAACTTCTGTTGGTTCTCTTCAACTATTTTTTCTTCCTTTTCTTGATGTTTCACGTATTTTCTTATCATTTCTTCATCTAAACCTACCGTGCTCACAAAGTAACCCCTCGCCCAAAAGTGATTTCCCCAATAAGGGTTCTGCTTTAGTTTAGGGTAACTCTTAAACAGCTTTATTGCTATTTTTCCTTTTAAAATTCCCATCAATTTTGAGATGGAAACTTTTGGCGGAACTGACACCAACAAATGCACATGATCCTCTTGAATGTTCAGTTCTTGAACCTCACATCCTTTCCATTCGCACAAAGAACGAATATCCCTTTCAACCAAGGTCCTTATTGTCCCTTTCAATATTCGCAACCTGTATTTTGGAACCCAAACTATGAGATATTCACATTTATAAATAACATGACTAAGTTTCTTATATTTGCTCATAGTACAAATATAGGCATAGCCTTCAGAACATCACCACCAGCAAAGCAGGTCGTTTTATAAGATGAAATAAAAAATAAAATCTAAAGATATAGCAGTCATTAAAACCAAATACAGTTCAATGAAAGCCGTTTCAATACCTCTAATTAAAAAAGAATTACAGCATCGATCGTCTAACGAGTTAATGGAGCTTTGCCTGCGTTTAGCGCGATTTAAAAAAGAAAACAAAGAACTCCTTACCTATTTGTTATTTGAATCGGTAGATGAAAACAATTATATCGCCTCAGTAAAAACCTATATTGATGATGAATTTGATGCAATCAATATTAAAAGCTATTTTTACATTAGAAAAAGTGTTCAGAAAATTTTAAAGAATATCAAAAAATATATCCGTTATTCAAAAAAAAAGGAAACCGAAGTCCAACTTCTACTCTATTTCTGCGAGAAACTGAAAAATTTCTCACCCAGTATAAAATACAGTACACCATTACAAAACAGTTATAATAGACAGATTGCTTTAGTTAAAAAAACAATAGAAACATTACATGAAGATTTGCAATACGATTATAATTTAATGCTGGAGGATTTGCATCTGAGTAATCATGAAAATAATAAGCTTAATTGATTTCATTCTTACGAGAAATACAAAAACATTACAAAAATTACATTTAAAAATGAAAAAACTTAAAACCATACTCGCAACCATGTTAATTGCCCTCCTAATGTCCAGCTGTGCAACCGTTTTTGGCGGCAAAGTTAATTCGCACCAAAAAACCAAGCCCGCACCTGGCCAACAACAAAGGGATGTTAGAGTTGTTGCTTTAATCGCCAATATTCTTCTTTTTCCACCTGGTCTAATAGTCGATTTTGCTACAGGAGCCATTTATAAGCCTCAATAAGAGTGGAGCCATACTTTTAAAAAATGTTGCAAAATGGTGTGTATTCTAAAAACTGGTCTTAACATGAGTTAAAAGCCTTCTCACCATTAAAAGCTGTAAAATCATGTTTTAATGTAATAATCCATATATAAATTTATAAATTCGCACATTTAACACCACAAATCACATGGCATTGTTTGATTGCTGACTTCTATATTTTATATTTGCCGGCTTAATACATTTATAATTTATGAAGATTTCATACAACTGGTTAAAACAATTTATTAATACAGATTGGACTCCAGAACAAACTAGCGAACTCCTTACAGATTTAGGACTTGAAGTTGAAGGTGTTGAACAATACCAATCGGTTAAAGGTGGTCTAAAAGGTGTTGTAATTGGTGAAGTTTTAACTTGTATTAAACACCCTAATGCCGATAAATTAAAAATTACAACAGTTAATGTTGGTGGGGAGACGCCCTTACAAATTGTTTGTGGCGCACCAAATGTGTCAACCGGTCAAAAAGTACCTGTGGCCACAATTGGAACGACCTTATATACCGAAGAAGGCGAAGGCTGGACTATTAAAAAAGGTAAAATTAGAGGAGAAGAAAGCCATGGAATGATTTGCGCAGAAGACGAGTTAGGCCTAGGCAAATCGCATGAAGGCATCATGGTTTTAGATCCTTCAATTGCTGTGGGAACACCAGCCGCAGATCTATTTGATATTGAAAACGATCATGTTTTCGAAATTGGATTAACACCAAATAGGGCCGATGCCATGAGCCATTATGGTACAGCTCGAGATTTAAAAGCAGGTTTAATTCAAAAAGATATAAAACTAGAACTTATTACCCCATCGGTTAGCGCATTTCACATTGCAAGCCGAACGCTTATAATAGATATAGATGTTAAAGATAAAGAGTTAGCCCCGAGGTATTGCGGTTTAACCATATCTGGAATAAAGGTGATGGAATCGCCTAAGTGGTTACAAAACCGCCTAAAAGCCATTGGTTTAAGTCCGATTAATAATGTTGTAGATGCCACCAATTATGTGCTTCATGATTTAGGACAGCCCCTGCATGCTTTTGATGCTGCAAAAATTACTGGCAACAAAATAGAAGTTAAAACCTTAGATGCTGGTACTAAATTTACAACCTTAGATGGTGTTGAACGTGAATTACATGAAGATGATTTGATGATTTGCGATACCGAAAAACCCTTGTGTATCGCAGGTGTTTTTGGTGGACAGGATTCTGGTGTTACCGAAAGCACAACAAGTATTTTTTTAGAAAGTGCCTATTTCAACCCAGTTAGCATTCGTAAAACAGCTAAACGTCACAGTTTAAACACCGATGCATCATTTAGATTTGAACGCGGCGTAGACCCAAATATTACGCAATACGCCTTAAAACGTGCAGCCCTATTAATTAAAGAAATTGCAGGTGGTGAAATTTCTAGTAATCTCATTGATTTATACCCAAAAAAAATTGAAGACTTTCATGTGCGTTTAAGCTTCGCTAACGCCAAAAAACTTATTGGTGAAGAAATTCCAGAAGAAATTATAAAACGTATTTTAACTTCGTTAGATATAAAAATA
Encoded here:
- a CDS encoding thiamine pyrophosphate-dependent enzyme, which gives rise to MQTIPDLKNNISFEDFKTEILNDYALAVRSRECSLLGRREVLTGKAKFGIFGDGKEVPQLAMAKAFLKGDWRSGYYRDQTFMMAIGALTIEQFFAGLYANTDLALEPMSAGRQMGGHFTTHSLDENGVWKNLTNQYNSSPDISPTAGQMPRLLGLAQASKIFREVKGIDSTKFSNNGNEVAWGTIGNASTSEGLFFETINAAGVLQVPMVISIWDDEYGISVHAKHQTTKENISEILKGFQRNNKEKGFEILRVKGWDYANLIETYQEASTIARKEHVPVLIHVQELTQPQGHSTSGSHERYKSAERLEWENKNDCNVKMRQWIIESGIATNETLTKIEGDLKKEVREAKNKAWKDFLKPIQIEQQELISILNKVAASSVNGIFIKKIIENLSDNKTPTRKDILSQARKALRHTLGETNAAKQELAEWIDAMFKKVQPSFSSHLYSETENSTINIKEVKPSYKDDAAQVDGRVIIRDNFDAIFKNHPDTLIFGEDTGNIGDVNQGLEGLQEKYGELRVADVGIREATIIGQGIGMALRGLRPIAEIQYLDYILYALNVISDDLATLHYRTKGKQKAPLIIRTRGHRLEGIWHSGSQMGGILNLVRGIHVLVPRNMTKAAGFYNTLLQGDDPALVVECLNGYRLKEKMPENLCEIKTPLGVVETLKFGTDITLVSYGSTLRIVLETAKELLSVGIDAEVIDVQSLLPFDLNHDIVKSIAKTNRVMIIDEDVPGGASAYILNEVINTQNAYQYLDSQPKTLTAKAHRPAYGNDGDYFSKPSAEDIFEAVYTVMHEVNPQDYPKLR
- the tnpA gene encoding IS200/IS605 family transposase, whose product is MSKYKKLSHVIYKCEYLIVWVPKYRLRILKGTIRTLVERDIRSLCEWKGCEVQELNIQEDHVHLLVSVPPKVSISKLMGILKGKIAIKLFKSYPKLKQNPYWGNHFWARGYFVSTVGLDEEMIRKYVKHQEKEEKIVEENQQKFDF
- the pheT gene encoding phenylalanine--tRNA ligase subunit beta, which encodes MKISYNWLKQFINTDWTPEQTSELLTDLGLEVEGVEQYQSVKGGLKGVVIGEVLTCIKHPNADKLKITTVNVGGETPLQIVCGAPNVSTGQKVPVATIGTTLYTEEGEGWTIKKGKIRGEESHGMICAEDELGLGKSHEGIMVLDPSIAVGTPAADLFDIENDHVFEIGLTPNRADAMSHYGTARDLKAGLIQKDIKLELITPSVSAFHIASRTLIIDIDVKDKELAPRYCGLTISGIKVMESPKWLQNRLKAIGLSPINNVVDATNYVLHDLGQPLHAFDAAKITGNKIEVKTLDAGTKFTTLDGVERELHEDDLMICDTEKPLCIAGVFGGQDSGVTESTTSIFLESAYFNPVSIRKTAKRHSLNTDASFRFERGVDPNITQYALKRAALLIKEIAGGEISSNLIDLYPKKIEDFHVRLSFANAKKLIGEEIPEEIIKRILTSLDIKINSITETGLGLTIPSYRNDVLREADIIEEILRVYGYNNIKPINKLNASISRSSRFDDHKIQNIIGNQLAAQGFYEILTNSLTNPNYVDLSEQLKASHNVEMLNPLSSDLSVLRQSLLFSGLEAIAHNINRKQQDLKLFEFGKTYHNYTDTRAENKHLTLLLTGNQDKENWNSPSKKSDFFLLKGNVISVLERLGLSQYNEAPIKNDLFSEGLSIYYKKSKLVDFGIVKKTIVKHFDISQDVLFADFNWDVILELVKHHSIVFKPIAKYPETRRDFALLIEDTVTFEAIYKIAVQTEKKILKSVNLFDVYQGENLPNGKKSYAVSFVFQDENKTLTDKQIDKIMNKLKANFENQLGAELR